In one Lysobacter alkalisoli genomic region, the following are encoded:
- the sstT gene encoding serine/threonine transporter SstT, translating to MTSPENLSPRNLAPRSRILAFLFETSLVVQILVGLVAGLLLAWLWPSAAASVGLLGAVFVSALKAVAPVLVLVLVTAAIANHRQGQSTRIRPIIGLYLVGTLLAAVVAVAASFMFPLTLQLAGADVEMAPPEGIVEVLRTLLLKIVDNPVNALRDGNFIGILAWAVGLGIAFRHAGEGTRAVVSDLAGAVTFIVRVVIRFAPLGIFGLVAATLAESGFGALLDYVRLLAVLVGSMLFVALVANPLIVFALTRSNPYPLVLTCLRESGITAFFTRSSAANIPVNMDLCRRLGLPEDTYSVSIPLGATINMAGAAITITVLTLAAVHTLGIEVDIATALLLSVVAAVAACGASGVAGGSLLLIPLACAMFGISNDIAMQVVAIGFIIGVVQDSCETALNSSTDVVFTAAASKMGK from the coding sequence ATGACCTCGCCTGAAAACCTGTCCCCCCGCAACCTGGCTCCGCGCAGCAGGATCCTCGCCTTCCTGTTCGAAACCAGCCTGGTGGTGCAGATCCTGGTCGGTCTGGTCGCCGGCCTGCTGCTGGCCTGGTTGTGGCCGTCCGCGGCGGCTTCGGTGGGGCTGCTCGGCGCGGTGTTCGTGTCGGCGCTGAAGGCGGTCGCTCCGGTGCTGGTGCTGGTGCTGGTCACCGCGGCGATCGCCAATCACCGCCAGGGACAGTCGACGCGCATCCGTCCGATCATCGGCCTGTACCTGGTCGGGACGCTGCTGGCGGCCGTGGTCGCGGTGGCGGCCAGCTTCATGTTCCCGTTGACGCTGCAACTGGCCGGTGCGGATGTGGAGATGGCGCCGCCGGAGGGCATCGTCGAAGTGCTGCGGACGCTGCTGCTGAAGATCGTCGACAACCCGGTCAACGCGCTGCGCGATGGCAACTTCATCGGCATCCTGGCCTGGGCGGTGGGGCTGGGTATCGCGTTCCGGCATGCGGGCGAGGGCACCCGCGCGGTGGTGTCCGACCTGGCCGGTGCGGTGACCTTCATCGTGCGGGTGGTGATCCGTTTCGCGCCGCTGGGCATCTTCGGCCTGGTCGCGGCGACGCTGGCCGAGTCCGGTTTCGGTGCGCTGCTCGATTACGTGCGGCTGCTGGCGGTGCTGGTCGGCAGCATGCTGTTCGTGGCGCTGGTCGCCAATCCGCTGATCGTGTTCGCGCTGACCCGCAGCAATCCGTACCCGCTGGTGCTGACCTGTCTGCGCGAGAGCGGCATCACTGCGTTCTTCACCCGCAGTTCGGCGGCCAACATCCCGGTCAACATGGATCTGTGCCGGCGCCTGGGGCTGCCGGAGGACACCTATTCGGTGTCGATCCCGCTCGGTGCGACCATCAACATGGCCGGCGCGGCGATCACCATCACCGTGCTGACGCTGGCGGCGGTTCACACACTCGGCATCGAGGTCGACATCGCGACCGCGCTGCTGCTGAGCGTGGTCGCCGCGGTCGCGGCCTGCGGCGCGTCGGGCGTGGCGGGAGGATCGCTGCTGCTGATACCACTGGCCTGCGCGATGTTCGGCATCTCCAACGACATCGCGATGCAGGTGGTCGCGATCGGCTTCATCATCGGGGTGGTGCAGGATTCGTGCGAGACCGCGTTGAATTCGTCGACGGATGTGGTGTTCACCGCGGCGGCCAGCAAGATGGGGAAATGA
- a CDS encoding DUF4136 domain-containing protein, translated as MHIPYQAIRLRMIHVLCALVAMAMLASCASGPRVRAELDPEADFSRYRSYAFYEPLAMEESGYGSYLSDRIKTSIRREMEARGYVFDAQSPDLRVNFQAVVQDKTDVYSVPRTDIQYFYSYRHRHYVAVPVWYDQTQVSRYREGTLTVDLVDAARNRLVWTGDAIGRVVQRTPQERSAAADQAVTAIFAQFPFAAGSRAAMP; from the coding sequence ATGCACATTCCATATCAGGCGATCCGCTTGCGGATGATCCATGTCCTCTGTGCTCTCGTGGCGATGGCCATGCTGGCGTCCTGCGCGAGCGGCCCACGCGTCCGCGCCGAACTCGATCCGGAGGCCGACTTCTCGCGCTACCGCAGTTATGCGTTCTACGAGCCGCTGGCGATGGAGGAGTCGGGCTACGGCAGCTACCTCAGCGATCGGATCAAGACGTCGATCCGGCGCGAAATGGAGGCTCGCGGCTATGTGTTCGACGCGCAGTCGCCGGACCTCAGGGTCAATTTCCAGGCCGTGGTGCAGGACAAGACCGATGTCTACAGCGTGCCGCGCACCGATATCCAGTACTTCTACAGCTATCGTCACCGCCACTATGTCGCGGTGCCGGTGTGGTACGACCAGACCCAGGTGAGCCGGTACCGCGAAGGTACGCTGACCGTCGACCTGGTCGATGCGGCGCGCAACCGGCTGGTCTGGACCGGCGATGCGATCGGCCGGGTGGTGCAGCGCACACCGCAGGAGCGTTCCGCCGCGGCAGACCAGGCGGTCACCGCGATCTTCGCGCAATTCCCGTTTGCCGCCGGTTCGCGGGCGGCAATGCCCTGA
- a CDS encoding LEA type 2 family protein — protein sequence MMTIPFRNRPSLPGLRATAALLLAVLLGACASLPNRDPLNIDVAGIESLPGDGMELRLAVKLRVQNPNDSAVDYSGAALRLDLNGQRLATGVSNEAGTVPRYGETLVTIPVTVSALNVVRQITGLADSSHEPAWNYKVNGKLEGGLFGTRRFSGEGTLDLSRAP from the coding sequence ATGATGACGATTCCGTTCAGGAACCGCCCTTCGCTCCCCGGGCTACGTGCCACGGCGGCCCTGCTGCTGGCGGTCCTGCTCGGCGCCTGCGCAAGCCTGCCCAACCGCGACCCGCTCAACATCGACGTGGCCGGAATCGAATCGTTGCCGGGCGACGGCATGGAATTGAGGCTGGCGGTCAAGCTGCGCGTCCAGAATCCCAACGACAGCGCCGTCGACTACAGCGGCGCCGCGTTGCGGCTCGACCTCAACGGCCAGCGCCTGGCCACCGGCGTCAGCAATGAAGCCGGCACGGTACCGCGCTACGGCGAAACCCTGGTCACGATTCCGGTAACCGTTTCGGCGCTCAACGTGGTCCGGCAGATCACCGGCCTGGCCGACTCCAGCCATGAGCCGGCCTGGAACTACAAGGTAAACGGCAAGCTGGAAGGCGGGCTGTTCGGCACCCGCCGTTTCAGCGGTGAAGGCACCCTGGACCTGTCGCGCGCTCCGTGA
- a CDS encoding zinc ribbon domain-containing protein YjdM, translating into MSSNPPPCPQCSLENTYVDDTRYVCADCGYEWPIVDGEGAESSVVVRDSNGNVLATGDSVVVIKDLKVKGSSIPLKQGTMIRNIRLVEDDAEHIEGNSDKIKGLVLKTCFLRKA; encoded by the coding sequence ATGTCCAGCAATCCGCCGCCCTGTCCGCAATGCAGCCTCGAGAACACCTACGTGGACGACACCCGTTATGTGTGTGCGGACTGCGGCTACGAATGGCCGATCGTCGACGGCGAAGGTGCGGAAAGCAGCGTGGTCGTGCGCGACAGCAACGGCAACGTGCTGGCCACCGGCGACAGCGTGGTGGTGATCAAGGACCTCAAGGTCAAGGGTTCGTCGATTCCGCTCAAGCAGGGCACGATGATCCGCAACATCCGCCTGGTCGAGGACGATGCCGAGCATATCGAAGGCAACTCCGACAAGATCAAGGGCCTGGTCCTGAAGACCTGCTTCCTGCGCAAGGCCTGA
- a CDS encoding oxidoreductase — protein sequence MTTAPLRVALIGYGFAGRSFHAPLIRAIPGLDLSIVASGDAAKVHADLLDAEVIGDALRAISDPRVELVVIASPNDSHAPLARAALLAGKHVVVDKPFTLSLHEARELAALAQEHGRLLSVFQNRRWDTDFLAIRQAIDDGLVGEPVHLESRIERFRPEVRVRWREQAGVGSGLWWDLGPHLVDQALQLFGLPDRVQASFALQRAGAATTDWAHVVLEHGARRAVLHADMLTAGGQTRFAVHGTLGSAVKAKADPQESQLLAGVRPGDADWGRDDDPLMVHDGSHEPRPLATPRGDQSRYYAAIADALRGYGRNPVPPAQAVAVMAVLEAAVEAAETGRAVALPLSDAEREAFTGS from the coding sequence ATGACCACAGCCCCCCTGCGAGTCGCCCTGATCGGTTATGGATTCGCCGGCCGCAGCTTCCATGCGCCGCTGATCCGCGCCATTCCCGGGCTCGATCTGTCGATCGTCGCGTCGGGCGATGCCGCCAAGGTGCATGCCGACCTGCTCGATGCCGAGGTGATCGGCGACGCGCTGCGCGCGATCTCGGATCCGCGCGTCGAACTGGTGGTGATCGCCTCGCCCAACGACAGCCATGCCCCGCTCGCCCGCGCGGCACTGCTGGCCGGCAAGCATGTGGTGGTGGACAAGCCGTTCACGCTGTCGCTGCACGAGGCGCGCGAACTGGCTGCACTGGCACAGGAACACGGCCGACTGCTGTCGGTGTTCCAGAACCGCCGCTGGGACACCGACTTCCTCGCGATCCGTCAGGCCATCGACGACGGTCTGGTCGGCGAACCGGTACATCTGGAATCGCGCATCGAACGCTTCCGCCCGGAAGTCCGCGTGCGCTGGCGCGAGCAGGCCGGAGTGGGCAGCGGGCTGTGGTGGGACCTCGGTCCGCACCTGGTCGACCAGGCCCTGCAATTGTTCGGCCTGCCCGACCGTGTGCAGGCTTCTTTCGCTCTGCAGCGGGCCGGTGCGGCCACGACCGACTGGGCGCATGTCGTCCTCGAACACGGTGCGCGACGGGCCGTGCTCCATGCCGACATGCTCACCGCCGGTGGCCAGACCCGGTTCGCCGTGCACGGCACGCTTGGCAGTGCGGTCAAGGCCAAGGCGGACCCGCAAGAGTCCCAGTTGCTGGCCGGCGTCCGCCCGGGCGATGCCGACTGGGGTCGCGACGACGACCCGCTGATGGTGCATGACGGCAGCCACGAGCCACGACCGTTGGCCACGCCTCGCGGCGACCAATCGCGCTACTACGCTGCGATTGCCGATGCCCTGCGTGGATATGGCCGCAACCCGGTCCCGCCAGCGCAGGCGGTGGCGGTGATGGCGGTGCTCGAAGCCGCGGTCGAAGCCGCGGAAACCGGCCGTGCCGTGGCACTGCCGCTGAGCGACGCCGAACGGGAAGCGTTCACCGGCTCGTAG
- a CDS encoding dienelactone hydrolase family protein yields MSQSFRPKVRDFDPEVMRLFDQYVHGAIDRRGFLAGAARFAAGAAGAAGLLAALSPNFAAAQQVEPDDARLDTGYREFPSPQGHGTARGYLARPADADGPLPVVLVVHENRGLNPHIEDVTRRLALENYIAFAPDALFPLGGYPGDEDAARALFPELDQARVREDFLAAARMLEGIEGGNGRMGVVGFCYGGLMSNYLATQLPELAAAAPFYGSAPPLEDVSGIKAEMLVVLADDDPRVNATWPDYETALKAAGVKYELFQPEGTLHGFNNDTTPRYDEKAANDAWAKLLVLFERTLRVDG; encoded by the coding sequence ATGTCGCAGTCTTTCCGCCCGAAGGTCCGGGACTTCGATCCCGAAGTCATGCGCCTGTTCGACCAGTATGTGCATGGTGCGATCGATCGCCGTGGTTTCCTGGCCGGCGCGGCACGCTTCGCGGCCGGAGCCGCAGGGGCTGCCGGGCTGCTGGCCGCGTTGAGCCCGAATTTCGCCGCCGCGCAGCAGGTCGAGCCCGACGATGCCCGGCTCGACACCGGATACCGCGAGTTCCCGTCGCCGCAGGGCCATGGCACCGCGCGCGGTTATCTGGCCCGGCCCGCCGATGCCGACGGACCGTTGCCGGTGGTGCTGGTCGTGCATGAGAACCGGGGCCTCAATCCGCACATCGAGGACGTGACCCGGCGTCTCGCCCTCGAGAACTACATCGCATTCGCACCGGATGCACTATTCCCGCTCGGCGGCTATCCCGGTGACGAGGATGCGGCGCGCGCGCTGTTCCCGGAACTCGACCAGGCCAGGGTGCGCGAGGATTTTCTTGCCGCGGCACGGATGCTTGAGGGCATCGAGGGCGGCAATGGGCGCATGGGCGTGGTCGGTTTCTGCTATGGCGGGCTGATGTCCAACTACCTGGCCACACAGCTGCCGGAGCTGGCCGCCGCGGCCCCGTTCTACGGCAGTGCACCGCCACTGGAAGACGTGTCGGGCATCAAGGCCGAAATGCTGGTGGTGCTGGCCGATGACGACCCGCGCGTCAATGCCACCTGGCCCGACTACGAAACCGCGCTGAAGGCTGCCGGAGTGAAGTACGAGCTGTTCCAGCCCGAGGGCACGCTGCACGGTTTCAACAACGACACCACGCCCCGCTACGACGAGAAAGCTGCGAACGATGCCTGGGCGAAGTTGCTGGTGCTGTTCGAGCGGACCCTGCGCGTCGACGGATAG
- a CDS encoding extracellular catalytic domain type 1 short-chain-length polyhydroxyalkanoate depolymerase, translated as MSVVAEVPSATPTLPAGRRSAPALQRRTLSPLRPLLGLLLAIAALPALAQTEVTGFGSNPGNLRMFKHVPAGLPANAPLVVALHGCSQSASGYGDGAGWRMLAERWQFALLLPEQQSSNNASRCFNWFNSADTSRGQGEALSIRQMVERMVADHATASDRVYVTGLSAGGAMTAVMLATYPDVFAGGAIVAGIPYRCATSQTAAFSCMNPGIDKSPSGWGDLVRAASNWNGPWPIVSIWHGDADYVVRPMNMTESMEQWTNVHGIAPVADVSDTVAGYPHKVYKDAAGTPRVETYSITGMGHGTPVDPGGGETQCGTAGAYILDANICSSYHIGLFWGLDNLDGIPPVVALTSPADGATVSGLVTLTANASDDIGVDRVEFLVDGNLVGSDSTAPYATTWDAGSANDGPHVLLARAHDLAGNVGTSAQVNVTVTGGNGNGGGEPVTLTFDNEDASDGYVKAWANGDAPEVGTLEAWMGLAIGRGTDGKLNRSLLSFDTSAIPDSATITAATLTVTYRSAYGDPWGNPAGNTLLLDVHSGCLGACGVEAADWTHPATAHGVASLLPFSGGSQSSNVFDAAGLAAINKAGRTQLRLRFANDQGSTHYLWIGNGASARLSVTYVP; from the coding sequence ATGTCCGTCGTCGCCGAAGTTCCATCCGCAACTCCCACACTCCCCGCTGGTCGACGCTCCGCGCCGGCATTGCAGCGGCGCACGCTGTCTCCACTTCGGCCCCTGCTCGGCCTGCTGCTCGCGATCGCTGCCCTGCCGGCCCTGGCCCAGACCGAGGTCACCGGTTTCGGCAGCAATCCCGGCAACCTCCGGATGTTCAAGCACGTCCCCGCCGGATTGCCTGCGAACGCGCCGCTGGTGGTCGCTCTGCACGGCTGTTCGCAGAGCGCTTCCGGCTATGGCGATGGCGCCGGCTGGCGGATGCTGGCCGAGCGCTGGCAGTTCGCCCTGCTGCTTCCGGAACAGCAAAGCAGCAACAACGCCAGCAGATGTTTCAACTGGTTCAACAGCGCCGACACCAGCCGTGGCCAGGGCGAGGCGCTGTCGATCAGGCAGATGGTCGAGCGCATGGTCGCCGACCACGCCACCGCCAGCGACCGCGTCTATGTCACCGGCCTGTCCGCGGGCGGTGCGATGACCGCGGTGATGCTGGCCACCTATCCGGACGTATTCGCCGGCGGCGCCATCGTGGCCGGCATTCCCTATCGCTGCGCGACCAGCCAGACCGCCGCCTTCAGCTGCATGAATCCGGGCATCGACAAATCGCCCTCCGGCTGGGGCGATCTGGTGCGCGCGGCCAGCAACTGGAACGGTCCATGGCCCATCGTTTCGATCTGGCATGGCGATGCCGACTACGTCGTGCGCCCGATGAACATGACCGAGTCGATGGAGCAATGGACCAATGTGCATGGCATTGCCCCGGTGGCGGACGTGTCCGACACCGTCGCCGGCTACCCGCACAAGGTCTACAAGGACGCAGCCGGCACTCCGCGGGTCGAGACCTACTCCATTACCGGCATGGGACACGGCACACCGGTGGACCCCGGGGGCGGCGAGACGCAGTGCGGCACGGCCGGCGCCTATATCCTCGACGCCAATATCTGCTCCAGCTACCACATCGGCCTGTTCTGGGGGCTGGACAACCTCGACGGCATCCCGCCCGTGGTGGCACTCACCTCGCCGGCCGATGGCGCGACGGTGAGCGGCCTGGTCACCCTGACCGCCAACGCCAGCGACGACATCGGCGTGGATCGTGTCGAGTTCCTGGTCGACGGCAACCTGGTCGGAAGCGATTCGACGGCGCCCTACGCGACGACATGGGATGCCGGCAGCGCGAACGACGGCCCCCATGTCCTGCTGGCCCGCGCCCACGACCTGGCCGGCAACGTCGGCACGTCGGCCCAGGTCAACGTGACGGTGACCGGAGGCAACGGAAACGGCGGCGGCGAGCCGGTTACGCTGACCTTCGACAACGAAGACGCCAGCGACGGCTATGTGAAGGCCTGGGCCAACGGCGACGCGCCCGAGGTCGGCACGCTGGAAGCCTGGATGGGCCTCGCGATCGGTCGGGGCACCGATGGCAAGCTCAATCGCAGCCTGCTGTCTTTCGACACCTCCGCCATTCCCGACAGCGCCACAATCACCGCGGCCACCCTGACCGTGACCTACCGCAGCGCCTACGGCGATCCCTGGGGCAATCCCGCAGGCAACACGCTGCTGCTCGACGTTCACAGCGGCTGCCTGGGCGCCTGCGGCGTCGAGGCTGCCGACTGGACCCACCCGGCAACGGCGCATGGCGTGGCCAGCCTGCTGCCGTTCAGCGGTGGCAGCCAGAGCAGCAACGTCTTCGATGCGGCCGGCCTGGCCGCCATCAACAAGGCAGGCCGCACCCAGTTGCGGCTCCGCTTCGCCAACGACCAGGGTTCGACCCACTATCTGTGGATCGGCAACGGCGCCAGCGCCAGGCTGAGCGTGACCTACGTGCCCTGA
- a CDS encoding alpha/beta fold hydrolase, with protein MRTVTPKLLASMSVILAVALFAPAAHAVCRDAVVLVHGNTSSPASWDNTRNELLARGLSDAEILRPAWGNGSCAACNDHNGSEETPVLDALVEAIAVSCTGRIDVIGHSMGATLAAKQIMDHGLAEYVDTFVGIAGAFRGLRSCGTYPYNVANSTCGYWGLSISSPFLDALYGERFGSRVYSIKSWYDQVICATGYCTVGWIHSSSIWDEDASHTYTYGHFGLQTHTATLQANLIE; from the coding sequence ATGCGCACCGTAACCCCGAAACTGCTCGCATCCATGTCGGTCATTCTGGCCGTCGCACTCTTCGCTCCCGCGGCCCATGCCGTCTGCCGCGATGCGGTGGTCCTGGTGCATGGCAACACCAGCTCGCCTGCATCGTGGGACAACACCCGCAATGAATTGCTGGCCCGGGGCCTGAGCGATGCGGAAATTCTCCGCCCGGCCTGGGGCAACGGCAGTTGCGCTGCCTGCAACGACCACAACGGCAGCGAGGAGACGCCGGTGCTCGACGCGCTCGTGGAGGCCATCGCCGTTTCGTGTACCGGAAGGATCGATGTCATCGGCCATTCGATGGGCGCCACGCTGGCCGCGAAGCAGATCATGGACCATGGTCTGGCTGAGTACGTCGACACCTTCGTCGGCATCGCCGGCGCCTTCCGCGGCCTTCGCTCATGCGGCACCTACCCCTACAACGTGGCCAACAGCACCTGTGGCTACTGGGGACTGTCGATCAGCAGCCCGTTCCTCGACGCCCTGTACGGCGAACGCTTCGGCAGTCGCGTGTATTCGATCAAGTCGTGGTACGACCAGGTCATCTGCGCAACCGGCTACTGCACCGTCGGATGGATCCACTCCTCGTCGATCTGGGACGAGGATGCCAGCCATACCTACACCTACGGTCACTTCGGCCTGCAAACCCATACCGCGACCCTGCAGGCCAACCTGATCGAGTGA
- a CDS encoding DUF2388 domain-containing protein: MTRTLLFCTLLALASTPAVASSIAGASASASSAGTSASSGSTSGNDKVVLQARGAAAVFVASDGRIRGAQLEAALNLLRERDADARHASDMELAQAILAL, translated from the coding sequence ATGACCCGGACCCTCCTGTTCTGCACCCTGCTCGCCCTCGCATCCACCCCGGCCGTCGCCAGCAGCATTGCCGGCGCGTCCGCCAGTGCTTCCTCGGCCGGCACCTCTGCCTCGTCCGGCAGCACTTCGGGCAATGACAAGGTCGTGCTGCAGGCACGTGGCGCAGCCGCCGTGTTCGTCGCCAGCGACGGCCGGATCCGCGGCGCGCAGCTGGAAGCGGCGCTGAATCTGCTGCGCGAGCGCGATGCCGATGCCCGCCACGCCAGCGACATGGAACTGGCCCAGGCGATCCTGGCGCTGTAA
- a CDS encoding zinc-dependent peptidase codes for MAGCLALCSLLAGTAPAQAALPADGPRPGLVEDGLTAAEVSTSRQLLDDALRLLPPRWRQALDPRIRVEWRDDLPDDVHGRTRGPRLLLDRRLLDGLSGDATMPVPDAAQHTALAAVIHELAHYYDRSRGGRLSGDPRLLDLAGWQVSPMRLGLRTSRNALSDRSPDPYELTAPAEFVAVNLEYFLLDPAYACRRPALYRHFAAHFGVEPPMAVCAPDLVYIQAPPDESSSALLRIDPERVHAIDYLLAEPDHRVMSRWGHSMLRVVVCAPGRPRGPDCRLDLQHHLVLSFRAFVDDVQISNLRGLTGSYPSRLFVLPLDQVIEEYTRVELRGLRSVPLRLQRDEVATLLERAAQLHWGYDGRYYFLSNNCAVETFKLLHDGVPRLASERLGSITPTGLLRRLSRAGIADTSVLDDADEALRLGYRFEALSTYYQEMYTVARHALDLPSANARDWLAMSPSRRAPWLGQADLRASAALLLLEQAAQRREELQARDDLKRRFLGRGAASRDAETSAGLEALNELLWMEGGFSRPATLLQDGGYGLPQHEERNELGETGNRLAKRWLGQRAGLHRTAHDLLSTSRQDALAAIEANIDTLGQQLRQLHREVDGFQLQAPPTVPSPM; via the coding sequence ATGGCCGGTTGCCTGGCACTGTGCAGCCTGCTGGCCGGTACCGCCCCGGCGCAGGCAGCGCTGCCTGCCGACGGCCCGCGGCCGGGGCTTGTCGAGGACGGGCTCACTGCGGCCGAGGTCTCGACCAGCCGGCAACTGCTCGACGATGCCCTCCGCCTCCTGCCACCGCGCTGGAGGCAGGCGCTGGACCCGCGCATCCGGGTCGAATGGCGCGACGATCTGCCCGACGACGTGCATGGCCGCACCCGTGGCCCGCGGCTGCTGCTCGACCGTCGCCTGCTCGACGGCCTGTCCGGTGATGCGACGATGCCGGTTCCGGACGCGGCACAACATACCGCGCTCGCCGCCGTCATCCACGAGCTGGCCCATTACTACGACCGCAGCCGCGGCGGCCGCCTGTCCGGGGATCCACGCCTGCTCGACCTGGCCGGCTGGCAGGTCAGCCCGATGCGGCTGGGCCTGCGTACCTCGCGCAATGCTCTCAGCGACCGCAGCCCTGATCCGTACGAGCTGACCGCCCCGGCCGAATTCGTTGCGGTCAATCTCGAATACTTCCTGCTCGATCCGGCCTACGCCTGCCGCCGCCCCGCGCTGTACCGCCATTTCGCCGCACACTTCGGCGTCGAACCGCCGATGGCGGTGTGCGCCCCGGACCTGGTCTACATCCAGGCGCCGCCCGATGAATCCAGCTCCGCGCTGTTGCGGATCGATCCCGAGCGCGTTCATGCCATCGACTACCTGCTCGCCGAACCCGACCACCGGGTGATGAGCCGCTGGGGCCACAGCATGCTGCGCGTGGTCGTCTGCGCCCCGGGACGCCCGCGCGGACCCGATTGCCGGCTCGATCTGCAACACCACCTGGTGTTGTCGTTTCGTGCCTTCGTCGACGACGTGCAGATATCCAACCTGCGCGGCCTGACCGGCTCCTATCCTTCGCGCCTGTTCGTGCTGCCTCTGGACCAGGTGATCGAGGAGTACACCCGGGTCGAACTGCGCGGGCTGCGCTCGGTTCCGTTGCGACTGCAGCGCGACGAAGTCGCCACCCTGCTCGAACGCGCCGCGCAGCTGCACTGGGGATATGACGGCCGTTACTACTTCCTCTCCAACAATTGCGCGGTGGAAACATTCAAGTTGCTGCACGACGGCGTGCCGCGGCTCGCCAGTGAGCGCCTCGGCAGTATTACGCCCACAGGCTTGCTGCGGCGCCTGAGCAGAGCGGGCATCGCCGACACTTCAGTACTTGATGACGCGGACGAAGCGCTGCGGCTGGGTTATCGCTTCGAAGCTTTGAGCACGTACTACCAGGAGATGTACACGGTTGCGCGGCACGCGCTCGACCTGCCGTCGGCCAACGCACGGGACTGGCTGGCAATGTCGCCTTCCCGGCGGGCCCCATGGCTTGGACAGGCCGACCTGCGCGCCAGTGCCGCCCTGCTGCTGCTGGAACAGGCCGCGCAGCGCCGCGAGGAATTGCAGGCACGCGACGACCTCAAGCGTCGCTTCCTCGGTCGTGGCGCCGCCTCCCGGGACGCGGAGACTTCGGCCGGATTGGAAGCCCTGAACGAGCTGCTGTGGATGGAAGGCGGATTCAGCCGTCCGGCGACCCTGCTGCAGGACGGTGGATATGGCCTGCCACAGCACGAGGAACGCAACGAGCTGGGCGAAACCGGCAACCGGCTGGCGAAGCGATGGCTGGGGCAACGCGCCGGGCTGCATCGAACAGCACACGACCTGTTGTCTACATCCCGACAGGACGCTTTGGCAGCCATCGAGGCCAATATCGATACGCTTGGCCAGCAGCTGCGCCAACTCCACCGCGAAGTCGATGGCTTCCAGTTGCAGGCTCCGCCAACAGTGCCATCGCCCATGTGA
- a CDS encoding DUF4087 domain-containing protein — protein MMPVALAGLLTALCACQAPAQMDEASSTPEPAPAHQSSASPPAVASRDAEPTARHETRCGWFENPTPGNAWLTDRDRTWTIAMQGGAQAEGDWPGFDDEQWVATNGPHYGYGCACMSVTVDAGQGRILTIRDAQARPLSLCRADTALDEPQS, from the coding sequence ATGATGCCTGTCGCCCTGGCAGGGCTGCTGACAGCCCTGTGCGCCTGCCAGGCCCCGGCACAGATGGACGAGGCATCCTCCACGCCCGAGCCTGCTCCGGCTCATCAATCTTCGGCTTCGCCTCCTGCTGTCGCGTCTCGCGATGCAGAGCCCACAGCCCGCCACGAAACCCGCTGCGGCTGGTTCGAGAACCCCACGCCCGGAAATGCCTGGCTGACCGACCGCGATCGCACCTGGACCATCGCCATGCAGGGCGGTGCGCAGGCGGAAGGCGATTGGCCGGGCTTCGATGATGAGCAATGGGTGGCCACCAACGGCCCCCACTACGGATATGGCTGCGCCTGCATGTCGGTGACCGTCGATGCGGGACAGGGCCGCATCCTGACGATCCGTGATGCGCAGGCCAGGCCATTGTCGCTGTGCCGGGCGGATACCGCCCTTGACGAACCGCAATCCTGA